Proteins encoded in a region of the Stieleria neptunia genome:
- a CDS encoding spermine/spermidine synthase domain-containing protein, whose product MLPIQPQETMIDLKILAYEETPLGPLCLRRRKTLSEPRQWVTEVTLNHEFLMSSLHTDSERALATIPLEQATGSGLRVLVGGLGLGYTAHAALAFERVEHVEVIEYLPQVIGWLRDEMTPLAEELNDSNRLNVSQGDIFEFLLAEPTQRRFDVILIDVDHSPEDQLAKKHDSFYQVDGLRRAAAHLTEQGSFALWSYDRHTPLWDAMQQVFASSTAHPITYYNQHVHESFTDWLYVGTMTLKND is encoded by the coding sequence ATGCTCCCCATCCAACCGCAGGAAACGATGATCGACCTCAAAATTCTGGCCTATGAAGAGACTCCCCTCGGACCACTTTGCCTGAGGCGGCGCAAGACCTTGTCCGAGCCACGGCAGTGGGTCACCGAAGTGACGCTGAATCATGAGTTTCTGATGAGTAGCTTGCACACCGATTCCGAACGGGCATTGGCGACGATTCCGTTGGAGCAGGCTACGGGAAGCGGGTTGCGCGTGCTGGTCGGTGGGCTGGGGCTTGGGTACACCGCCCATGCCGCGTTGGCTTTCGAACGCGTGGAGCATGTCGAAGTGATCGAGTACCTGCCGCAAGTCATCGGCTGGTTGCGTGACGAAATGACCCCGCTGGCCGAGGAGCTGAACGACTCGAATCGTTTGAACGTCTCCCAGGGTGACATTTTCGAGTTCTTGCTCGCCGAACCGACGCAGCGACGGTTCGACGTGATCTTGATTGATGTCGATCACTCGCCCGAAGACCAACTGGCGAAGAAGCACGATTCGTTTTATCAAGTTGACGGTCTAAGAAGGGCTGCGGCGCATTTGACAGAGCAAGGATCCTTTGCGTTGTGGTCCTATGATCGACACACGCCACTTTGGGATGCGATGCAGCAGGTTTTCGCGTCCTCGACGGCTCATCCGATCACCTATTACAACCAACACGTCCATGAATCGTTCACCGACTGGTTGTACGTCGGCACAATGACGTTGAAAAACGATTGA
- a CDS encoding DEAD/DEAH box helicase, with protein MNHEEPAAVDPSAAAKQITVDPDLDRDTLATEYFSLLPYEPYPVQEEAMLAYFAGDPDRGDQGVLICAPTGTGKTMIAEAAVYEALRTGRRMYYTTPLIALTDQKLDELRESAVRWGFPADSVGLVTGNRRVNGDAPVLVVVAEILLNRLLNPEAFDFSDVTSVVMDEFHSFNDPERGIVWELTLALLPAHIRTMLLSATVGNSLEFTSWLSRAHNRRLQLVTGDERKVPLQYEWIGDEILNDFAEKIAAGDDEIRRTPSLVFCFSRSQCWTVAEMLKGKSLIDKERQAELADYLNAADMADGAGPKLKQILMRGVGVHHAGVMPRYRRMVEELFQRKLLAMCVCTETLAAGINLPARSVVLPSLLKGPKDKRKLVETASAQQIFGRAGRPQFDDRGFVYALAHEDDVKLNKWREKFDSIPEDTKDPGLLKAKKQLKKKMPKRRTGETYWTEQQFIQLQEADSADLSSRGQLPWRLLAYMLGKDSSVAPLRELVSKRLLTPKKIEEGQRELNRMLITMWQADYLQLDPKPVPASASDLQSKPPVAKKVAGEKTKAAEPKSSTGGLFGELLDQMRDEAPESVAQPVETDEGAEHDEPRVKRYDLDAYRPQVATPTKHLDRLVHLRSINPLFGVYLADLLATADPEERIASFESVLEVPGTVARFTRMPRIEDMPPGTLATTRLDPQLLKLGLATPEELGARGEDEDEDVQDRGFGRVMFEEPRVWPLTIGEKIHRLFQNDYPTVQGVRVRPVWIVGELLNYDGDFNKYVTTKKLQKEEGILLRHCLRMILFLDEMANVPPENTTVETWEDPLDDLAEILTETCRKADPQTTEEVLSHDETLEDALISSGRRKN; from the coding sequence ATGAACCACGAAGAACCGGCCGCCGTAGATCCTTCGGCGGCAGCAAAACAGATCACCGTTGATCCCGATCTGGATCGGGATACGCTTGCCACCGAGTACTTTTCGCTACTTCCTTACGAGCCCTACCCGGTTCAGGAAGAAGCGATGCTGGCGTACTTTGCCGGCGATCCCGATCGCGGCGACCAGGGCGTGTTGATCTGCGCTCCGACCGGAACGGGCAAGACCATGATCGCCGAAGCGGCGGTGTACGAGGCCCTGCGGACCGGTCGGCGGATGTATTACACCACGCCCCTGATCGCGTTGACCGATCAGAAACTGGATGAATTGCGAGAGAGTGCGGTGCGCTGGGGGTTTCCCGCCGACAGCGTGGGGCTGGTCACGGGCAATCGACGCGTCAACGGGGATGCGCCGGTGCTGGTCGTCGTCGCCGAAATTCTGCTCAACCGGTTGCTCAATCCCGAGGCCTTTGATTTTTCGGACGTCACGTCGGTGGTGATGGATGAGTTTCATTCGTTCAACGATCCCGAACGCGGCATCGTGTGGGAGCTGACGTTGGCGTTGTTGCCCGCCCACATTCGCACCATGTTGTTGAGTGCGACAGTCGGCAACTCGCTGGAATTCACGTCCTGGCTTTCGCGCGCCCACAACCGCCGATTGCAGCTGGTCACCGGAGATGAACGCAAGGTGCCGCTGCAGTATGAGTGGATCGGCGATGAGATCTTGAATGACTTTGCCGAAAAAATTGCCGCCGGGGATGACGAAATCCGCCGCACGCCATCGCTGGTGTTTTGCTTTTCTCGCTCGCAGTGCTGGACCGTGGCCGAGATGCTCAAGGGAAAAAGTCTGATCGACAAAGAGCGTCAAGCCGAACTGGCCGACTACCTGAACGCGGCCGACATGGCGGACGGTGCGGGACCGAAGCTGAAGCAGATTCTGATGCGCGGCGTCGGAGTGCACCATGCCGGCGTCATGCCACGCTACCGGCGAATGGTCGAGGAGCTGTTTCAACGCAAATTGTTGGCGATGTGTGTTTGCACCGAAACGCTTGCCGCGGGAATTAATTTGCCCGCACGCAGTGTGGTGTTGCCAAGTTTGTTGAAGGGGCCCAAGGATAAACGCAAACTGGTCGAAACGGCTTCGGCACAACAGATCTTTGGCCGTGCCGGACGACCGCAATTCGACGATCGAGGTTTCGTTTATGCCTTGGCCCACGAGGACGACGTCAAACTGAACAAGTGGCGGGAAAAATTTGATTCGATTCCCGAGGACACCAAAGATCCGGGGCTGCTGAAAGCCAAAAAGCAGCTGAAGAAGAAAATGCCCAAGCGGCGAACCGGTGAGACCTACTGGACCGAACAACAATTCATCCAACTGCAAGAGGCCGATTCGGCAGACCTTTCCAGCCGCGGACAATTGCCATGGCGTTTGCTGGCCTACATGCTGGGAAAGGATTCCAGTGTGGCGCCGCTCCGCGAACTGGTCTCTAAACGTTTGTTGACGCCCAAGAAAATCGAAGAGGGGCAACGGGAATTGAACCGAATGCTGATCACGATGTGGCAGGCCGACTATTTGCAGCTCGACCCCAAGCCCGTTCCCGCGTCCGCCAGTGATCTCCAATCCAAACCGCCGGTGGCGAAGAAGGTTGCCGGCGAGAAGACCAAGGCAGCGGAACCGAAATCCAGCACGGGCGGATTGTTCGGCGAGTTGTTGGATCAAATGCGCGACGAGGCGCCAGAGTCGGTGGCCCAACCGGTGGAGACGGATGAGGGTGCCGAGCACGATGAGCCACGGGTGAAGCGATACGACCTGGACGCTTATCGTCCGCAGGTTGCGACGCCGACGAAGCATCTGGATCGTTTGGTTCATCTGCGCAGCATCAACCCGTTGTTCGGCGTTTACTTGGCCGACTTGCTGGCAACCGCGGATCCCGAAGAACGGATCGCGTCGTTTGAGAGTGTGTTGGAAGTTCCCGGCACCGTCGCAAGGTTCACGCGCATGCCGCGGATCGAAGACATGCCGCCGGGAACATTGGCCACCACGCGGCTCGATCCCCAGTTGCTCAAGCTCGGCTTGGCGACTCCGGAAGAGCTTGGTGCGCGGGGCGAAGACGAAGACGAGGATGTCCAGGATCGCGGATTCGGCCGCGTGATGTTCGAAGAGCCGCGAGTCTGGCCGCTGACGATCGGCGAAAAGATTCATCGCCTGTTCCAGAATGATTACCCCACGGTGCAGGGCGTCCGCGTACGACCGGTTTGGATCGTCGGCGAACTGCTCAATTACGACGGCGACTTCAATAAATACGTCACGACGAAGAAGCTGCAGAAAGAAGAAGGCATCCTGTTACGTCATTGCCTGAGAATGATTTTGTTCCTGGACGAGATGGCCAACGTGCCACCGGAGAACACGACGGTCGAAACCTGGGAAGACCCGCTCGACGATCTCGCGGAGATCTTGACCGAAACCTGTCGCAAAGCCGATCCGCAAACGACCGAAGAAGTCCTCTCCCACGACGAAACCCTCGAAGATGCCTTGATCAGCAGCGGACGAAGGAAAAACTGA
- a CDS encoding MBOAT family O-acyltransferase, with the protein MSFISYPFLLLFACVWLACWRLPFRWVNPCLLLASYVFYGWWDWRFLGLLVFSSVVDFVCGRLLDGRVSEERRSDVLIISLVVNLGTLAVFKYFDFFIDSFSEVLSTLGIEMRPPLLRLVLPIGISFYTFQTLSYTIDVYRRKMPSADRFLDFLLYVSFFPQLVAGPIERATSLLPQIQVPRTFNWERISSGCQLALVGFFKKMVIADNLAPFIESVYGNGGESNGLAVVLATYAFAIQIYCDFSGYTDIARGVARMIGFELCENFNLPYFATNPSDFWRRWHISLSTWIRDYLYIPLGGSRGGRFRVIRNLVITMFLAGLWHGASWNFVIWGLYHGVLLGIFAIIHDAREKQQRARRPQLREPNASGVGFWLSALAFFHLTCLGWLIFRAESLSSILKLLKSISEVWHWSLLSIDPNLVFRLVLFGIPLILFQCYQFKRGDNEPWIRWRLTTRVAFYVALFYGIVLLGSPERHEFIYFQF; encoded by the coding sequence ATGAGCTTTATCAGCTATCCGTTTCTCCTGTTGTTCGCTTGCGTCTGGCTTGCGTGTTGGCGTCTTCCGTTTCGTTGGGTCAATCCTTGTCTGCTGCTCGCCTCGTACGTCTTTTACGGTTGGTGGGACTGGCGATTTCTTGGGCTTCTCGTCTTTTCCTCTGTCGTTGACTTTGTTTGCGGAAGGTTGCTTGATGGCCGGGTTTCCGAAGAAAGACGATCGGATGTGCTGATCATCAGCTTGGTTGTGAATCTGGGGACGCTTGCGGTCTTCAAGTATTTTGACTTCTTCATTGATTCATTCAGCGAGGTGCTTTCGACGCTGGGGATTGAGATGCGGCCGCCGCTGCTTCGGCTTGTGCTGCCGATCGGAATCTCGTTCTACACATTCCAAACGCTTAGTTACACCATCGACGTTTATCGTCGGAAGATGCCCTCTGCAGATCGGTTTCTCGATTTCCTTTTGTACGTGAGCTTCTTTCCACAACTGGTGGCGGGACCGATCGAGCGAGCGACGAGTCTGCTGCCTCAAATCCAAGTGCCCAGGACGTTCAATTGGGAACGGATCAGTTCTGGTTGCCAACTCGCCTTGGTCGGGTTCTTTAAAAAGATGGTGATCGCAGACAACCTGGCACCGTTCATCGAATCGGTCTACGGCAATGGCGGCGAAAGCAACGGCCTCGCCGTCGTGTTGGCAACTTATGCATTTGCGATCCAAATTTACTGCGATTTTTCTGGCTACACCGACATCGCCCGCGGCGTGGCGAGGATGATCGGTTTTGAGCTTTGCGAGAACTTCAACCTGCCCTATTTCGCCACCAACCCCAGCGACTTTTGGCGGCGATGGCATATCAGCCTCTCAACTTGGATTCGGGATTATCTGTACATTCCGCTGGGAGGAAGCCGCGGGGGGCGATTCCGAGTGATACGGAATCTCGTTATCACCATGTTCCTGGCCGGGCTCTGGCATGGGGCGAGTTGGAATTTTGTAATCTGGGGTCTCTATCACGGCGTTTTGCTCGGGATTTTTGCCATCATTCATGACGCTCGCGAGAAACAGCAAAGGGCGCGCAGACCTCAGTTGCGGGAGCCGAATGCGAGTGGTGTCGGATTTTGGTTGTCAGCTCTGGCGTTCTTTCACTTGACCTGTCTGGGGTGGCTGATCTTTCGGGCAGAATCGTTGTCGTCGATTTTGAAGTTGTTGAAAAGCATTTCAGAGGTTTGGCATTGGAGTCTGTTGAGCATCGACCCGAATCTGGTCTTCCGATTGGTTCTGTTCGGCATTCCTCTGATTCTGTTTCAGTGTTACCAGTTCAAGAGAGGCGATAATGAACCGTGGATTCGATGGCGGCTGACAACCCGTGTCGCATTTTACGTCGCGCTCTTTTACGGCATCGTCTTACTCGGATCACCGGAACGTCATGAGTTCATCTATTTCCAGTTCTGA
- a CDS encoding AAA family ATPase yields MTEIFLEQVQSVRQQLKQTIVGQDAVLDQLLICALTGSHALLVGAPGLAKTLMVKTLANAFHWRFSRIQFTPDLMPSDITGYELLAREASSGITEMQFRHGPVFANLVLADEINRAAPKTQSALLEAMAERHVTVGGQTYPLEEPFLVLATQNPIEQEGTYPLPEAQLDRFMMEIHIGYPTREQEKEIVYKTTAEPVEIPESRLPGDAFLKLRRTVRAVPVPEAVVDLAVDLTIRSRPDSETAPETVSNYVAFGAGPRGSQNLVLAAKARALLEGRTSPIPADIEAVALPILRHRIIMNHRAIGDNFSVDSLVDSILNR; encoded by the coding sequence GTGACAGAAATATTTCTGGAACAAGTACAAAGCGTTCGACAACAATTAAAACAAACCATTGTCGGACAAGATGCGGTACTCGATCAGTTGCTAATTTGCGCACTGACGGGATCCCATGCCTTATTGGTCGGCGCGCCCGGTCTTGCAAAAACGCTGATGGTGAAAACGTTGGCCAACGCGTTTCACTGGCGTTTTTCACGGATTCAATTCACGCCCGACCTGATGCCCAGTGACATCACCGGCTACGAGCTCCTTGCGCGGGAGGCGTCCAGCGGGATCACCGAAATGCAATTTCGTCACGGTCCGGTGTTTGCCAATCTGGTGCTGGCGGACGAGATCAATCGGGCGGCCCCGAAAACGCAATCGGCGCTGCTGGAAGCGATGGCCGAACGGCATGTCACCGTAGGCGGTCAAACCTATCCGTTGGAAGAGCCTTTCCTGGTGCTTGCGACCCAGAACCCGATCGAGCAAGAGGGGACCTATCCGCTTCCCGAGGCCCAGCTTGACCGGTTCATGATGGAAATCCACATCGGATACCCGACCCGAGAGCAAGAGAAAGAGATCGTCTATAAAACGACGGCCGAACCGGTGGAGATACCAGAAAGCCGTTTGCCGGGCGATGCATTTTTGAAGTTGCGTCGAACGGTTCGTGCGGTCCCGGTCCCCGAGGCCGTCGTGGACCTGGCAGTTGATCTGACGATACGTTCGCGTCCGGATTCGGAGACGGCACCCGAGACGGTTTCGAACTACGTGGCCTTCGGGGCTGGGCCGCGTGGCAGTCAGAATTTGGTGTTGGCAGCGAAGGCGCGGGCGCTTTTGGAAGGCCGGACGAGCCCGATTCCTGCGGACATCGAGGCCGTGGCGCTGCCGATCCTTCGGCATCGCATCATCATGAACCACCGTGCGATCGGTGACAATTTCAGTGTCGATTCGCTCGTCGATTCGATCTTGAATCGGTAG
- a CDS encoding DUF58 domain-containing protein, with the protein MFSSSASQTTPYVSRFFEASSLAGLERMRFSPRRAVEGNFSGRHRSRRRGGAGEFVDYREYAPGDDVRRIDWKAMGRMGRAYLKIFQDETDLNCTLVLDVSGSMAQGAGNQTAGAKLEWMQYFATALSHLIVFNRDAVGLAVIGEQLTEYIAPSSSTQSRQLMHHTIEQLEAAGTTQLGQGLEDVLKRSPRGGVLVILSDFLVDSIDEVVSRIRTFRARGWEVITIHLIHPDEQNLPDGNAFRFAGLEGDGVVSCQLSEVRHAYQQRFEALAVMIRNVLSSSGSDYYRVSTNESYLEVLRSFLVVRGA; encoded by the coding sequence TTGTTTAGTTCATCTGCGTCGCAAACAACACCGTATGTCAGTCGCTTCTTCGAAGCCTCGTCGCTCGCCGGTTTGGAGCGGATGCGTTTCTCACCGCGGAGGGCGGTCGAAGGGAATTTTAGCGGGCGACATCGTTCTCGTCGGCGTGGCGGGGCGGGCGAGTTTGTGGACTATCGCGAGTACGCGCCCGGTGACGACGTGCGCCGGATCGATTGGAAAGCGATGGGGCGGATGGGGCGCGCCTATTTGAAGATCTTTCAGGATGAAACGGATCTCAATTGCACGCTCGTGCTGGATGTGAGTGGTTCGATGGCCCAGGGTGCCGGCAATCAGACCGCCGGCGCAAAACTGGAGTGGATGCAATACTTTGCGACCGCACTCTCACATCTGATCGTGTTCAATCGCGACGCGGTCGGGCTGGCCGTGATCGGAGAACAGCTGACCGAATACATCGCGCCCAGTTCGTCGACCCAATCTCGCCAGTTGATGCATCACACGATCGAGCAACTGGAAGCCGCGGGAACAACGCAACTGGGGCAGGGGCTAGAGGATGTTTTGAAACGATCCCCGCGGGGAGGCGTGCTGGTGATTTTGAGTGATTTTCTGGTCGATTCGATCGACGAAGTCGTTTCGAGAATCCGGACGTTTCGTGCCCGTGGCTGGGAAGTGATCACGATTCACTTGATTCATCCCGACGAACAAAATCTTCCGGATGGAAACGCGTTCCGTTTCGCGGGTTTGGAGGGAGATGGCGTCGTGAGTTGCCAACTATCCGAAGTGCGTCACGCCTATCAACAGCGATTTGAGGCACTTGCCGTGATGATACGCAATGTATTGTCCAGTTCCGGTAGCGACTACTATCGGGTCTCGACCAACGAGAGTTACCTGGAAGTCTTGCGATCGTTCCTGGTGGTTCGTGGAGCATAG